A single Pseudoalteromonas phenolica DNA region contains:
- the mrcB gene encoding penicillin-binding protein 1B yields MAEKKTPNPKSSTKKATPKKSAAPKSKNTKNTKKTTKQSKSKLAQFKQRTLLGLWRLFWKGSIAVLAVLAFYVLYLDAKVTKQFEGNKWQLPVQVYARTMDFRPDQYLSEKEVLWELKRLNYSEVNQLSRTGQYVVEGRTIRIYRRAFEFYDGVEQGKVFTLNFAGKKLASIVNESGRRVPKARLEPVQIARIGNDSKQDREFVPLDKFPTILKDALLVVEDRNFYEHHGVSVMSILRALYTNIKAGRTVQGGSTLTQQLAKNFYLTRERTLTRKINEALIAMILDFRYSKDAILEAYLNEVYLGQAYNQGVHGMGLAAEFYFAKPVDELEFDQIALLVAMVKGPSYYNPRRYPERAQERRDLVLRLLAENGYLSTNEYRQSLERPIKVEPLSRDRQQNYPGYLELVNRELKELLPDQQVINAGVRIFTYFDLQKQAAMEESIRKGLPYLERKYKTEKLETAMLSVNLEKAGVSALVAGRDMRFSGLNRALDTKRQVGSLVKPAIYLSAFEQNTHNLGTLLEDGPLEVKDSSGDVWTPENFDHKFRGEMPLYEAFSKSINIPAVNLGLDIGVHKVAETLSELGIQQQVEQYPSLLLGALELSSFDVAQMYSTIARQGRYQPLTSIAAMTNSVGRVLYEHRTRSEQRFAEESIYMTNYGLKRVTKDGTAKRINLHFPSIQLAGKTGTSNDLRDSWFAGFDHNTVTVTWLGRDDNKPTGLTGSSGALELYIRYLKPLNPQAIADQRPDGVRWAFVNPKTGRQAAPSCGKVIQLPIRRELFNPTPTCS; encoded by the coding sequence CAAAAAAACTACAAAACAGTCTAAAAGCAAATTAGCCCAATTTAAACAAAGAACCTTACTAGGTCTTTGGCGTTTGTTTTGGAAAGGTAGCATCGCCGTTCTTGCAGTCTTAGCCTTCTACGTACTTTATCTCGATGCTAAAGTCACGAAGCAATTTGAAGGGAATAAATGGCAGTTGCCAGTGCAGGTCTATGCCCGGACTATGGATTTCCGCCCTGATCAGTATTTGTCAGAAAAAGAAGTACTTTGGGAATTAAAACGCTTAAATTATTCAGAAGTAAATCAACTTAGTCGCACAGGTCAGTATGTGGTTGAAGGGCGAACTATACGTATTTATCGACGCGCTTTTGAGTTTTATGATGGTGTTGAACAAGGCAAAGTATTTACTCTGAATTTTGCAGGTAAAAAATTAGCCAGCATAGTCAATGAGTCAGGTCGACGTGTGCCTAAAGCTCGATTAGAGCCTGTACAGATTGCGCGTATCGGCAATGACTCAAAGCAAGACAGAGAGTTTGTTCCACTCGATAAATTTCCCACTATTTTAAAAGATGCGCTATTGGTTGTGGAAGATAGAAACTTCTATGAACATCATGGTGTATCTGTCATGTCTATTCTTAGAGCGCTTTATACCAACATCAAAGCAGGAAGAACGGTACAAGGCGGCAGCACATTGACTCAGCAGTTAGCTAAAAACTTCTACCTAACCCGAGAACGTACTCTTACGCGTAAGATCAATGAAGCCTTAATCGCGATGATTTTAGACTTCAGATACAGCAAAGATGCCATCTTAGAAGCTTATTTAAACGAGGTTTACTTAGGGCAGGCATATAATCAAGGTGTGCATGGTATGGGACTGGCAGCAGAGTTTTACTTTGCAAAGCCTGTTGATGAGCTTGAGTTTGATCAAATTGCTTTATTAGTGGCTATGGTCAAAGGGCCTTCTTATTACAACCCGAGGCGTTATCCAGAACGTGCTCAAGAACGTCGTGATCTGGTACTCAGACTACTGGCCGAAAATGGTTATTTAAGTACCAATGAGTATCGTCAGTCGCTAGAAAGGCCAATTAAAGTTGAGCCATTAAGCCGTGACCGGCAACAAAATTATCCAGGTTACCTAGAGTTGGTAAATCGAGAGCTAAAAGAATTATTACCTGATCAGCAAGTCATCAATGCTGGTGTGAGGATATTTACGTATTTCGATTTACAAAAACAAGCCGCAATGGAAGAGTCTATCCGCAAAGGTTTACCTTATTTAGAGCGCAAATATAAAACTGAAAAACTTGAAACCGCGATGCTCTCAGTCAACCTTGAGAAAGCGGGGGTGTCTGCTTTGGTTGCTGGCCGAGATATGCGCTTTAGCGGTTTAAATCGCGCACTCGATACCAAGCGACAAGTGGGGTCGCTGGTTAAGCCTGCAATATATCTTTCGGCCTTTGAGCAAAATACTCACAACCTTGGCACATTATTAGAAGATGGGCCGCTAGAGGTCAAAGATAGTTCAGGCGATGTATGGACACCTGAAAACTTCGATCATAAATTTAGAGGCGAAATGCCGCTTTATGAAGCGTTTAGTAAAAGTATTAATATACCAGCGGTCAACCTAGGTTTAGATATTGGCGTACATAAAGTCGCTGAAACACTGAGTGAATTAGGTATTCAGCAGCAGGTTGAACAATACCCTTCGTTACTTCTTGGCGCTCTGGAGCTTTCTTCATTCGATGTGGCACAGATGTATAGCACCATTGCCAGGCAAGGCCGCTATCAGCCCCTTACTAGTATTGCAGCTATGACCAATTCGGTTGGGCGAGTATTGTATGAACATCGAACGCGTTCAGAACAGCGTTTTGCTGAAGAATCAATTTATATGACCAATTACGGCTTAAAAAGAGTTACTAAAGATGGCACAGCAAAACGCATTAACCTTCACTTCCCGTCTATTCAGCTTGCGGGTAAAACAGGCACAAGTAATGATTTAAGAGATAGCTGGTTTGCAGGATTCGATCACAATACAGTGACAGTGACTTGGCTAGGACGAGATGACAATAAGCCAACAGGTTTGACTGGGTCTAGTGGTGCGCTTGAGCTATACATTCGCTATCTGAAGCCGCTTAATCCACAGGCTATAGCTGATCAGAGACCAGATGGCGTGCGCTGGGCGTTTGTGAACCCAAAAACAGGCCGCCAAGCTGCACCTAGTTGCGGTAAGGTTATACAGTTGCCTATTAGGCGAGAGCTGTTTAACCCAACGCCAACGTGTTCATAA
- a CDS encoding aspartate carbamoyltransferase: MLSFQGENILSVNQLNRDAIEQIFAVAKKMEPYAKKQKRTNVLEGAVLANLFFEPSTRTRVSFGTAFNLLGGLVRETTGMQSSALAKGESLYDTARVISAYADAVAMRHPDAGSVAEFATGSDVPVINGGDGPNEHPTQALLDLLTIDKELHRFERGIDGMHIALVGDLKYGRTVHSLSKLLCHYKDVKFTMVAPDGLQMPDYILDTVSNAGHQIELVSKMEGNLAADIVYQTRIQEERFPSQEEANKYRGGFRISQSIYNAHCKPTSVLMHPLPRDSRSDANELDNDLNNNDNLAIFRQVQNGVLIRMALFALTLGVENQVQNYEVDVPWFSRKRNS, translated from the coding sequence ATGTTAAGTTTCCAAGGTGAAAATATTCTCTCTGTAAATCAATTAAACAGAGATGCCATTGAACAGATCTTTGCTGTAGCAAAGAAAATGGAACCATATGCTAAAAAGCAAAAACGTACTAATGTGCTTGAAGGTGCTGTTCTAGCTAACCTATTTTTTGAACCAAGTACACGTACGCGTGTCAGCTTTGGTACTGCGTTCAATTTATTAGGTGGCTTGGTTCGTGAAACGACGGGCATGCAAAGCTCAGCTCTTGCAAAAGGTGAATCTTTATACGATACCGCGCGCGTTATTTCAGCTTATGCGGATGCAGTTGCTATGCGTCACCCAGATGCAGGCTCTGTTGCTGAGTTTGCTACAGGTTCTGATGTGCCAGTTATCAACGGTGGTGACGGTCCAAATGAGCACCCTACTCAGGCATTACTTGACCTTTTAACCATAGATAAAGAACTACACCGTTTTGAGCGTGGCATCGATGGCATGCACATAGCACTAGTAGGCGACTTAAAATACGGCCGTACCGTACATTCTTTATCAAAACTGTTGTGCCACTACAAAGATGTTAAATTCACTATGGTTGCACCTGATGGCTTACAAATGCCTGACTATATTCTTGATACTGTATCGAACGCGGGTCACCAAATCGAACTGGTTTCGAAAATGGAAGGTAACCTAGCCGCTGATATCGTTTATCAAACCCGCATTCAAGAAGAGCGTTTCCCATCGCAAGAAGAAGCCAATAAGTACCGTGGCGGCTTTAGAATTAGCCAGTCAATTTATAATGCACACTGCAAGCCAACCTCTGTGCTTATGCATCCACTACCTCGCGATAGCCGCAGTGATGCAAATGAGCTAGACAATGATTTAAACAATAACGACAACTTAGCAATCTTCCGCCAAGTACAAAATGGCGTATTGATCCGCATGGCGTTATTCGCGTTAACTTTAGGCGTTGAAAACCAAGTACAGAACTACGAAGTAGATGTGCCTTGGTTCAGCCGTAAACGTAACAGTTAA
- a CDS encoding methyl-accepting chemotaxis protein, which produces MQGSKTLFSPAISLMANLKYKSKISLIFGILLVPLSVSLFFLSSILSQNIALTQQQQSGLALYPKLLQNIMSENKQANSQLARGNGFVITDSAQQHALEQVSIQSKLAIDGDIARSYINRSLVESVPSLIEQINLTSEQASLVIQTGSFTPDTFIALSNYNKSLPSYAERLEGKLAVAIADNQIVKSALSQQLDKVTRSVHAFKNSIQNNLLDPDELQLSQSQFNSLKSDTLEQVSMLINTATPLLKTLLNERLSSQQIIRNSVVLAAIVSLLLASYLMFGFYFAVVDNIRAFEHNASKAAQGDLSAKATAIGNDEMSIIAFQYNQVLDAMVNLLGDVKSTSGNLQNATSKLNEISQSTREDVSQQQQNIGTIVEALEEMNHAATSVEHSAQEATQLASTAASHVKQGSENTTELAQHMTMLQQEFEESRQALDKLAQDSQDISKVSVAISEIAEQTNLLALNAAIEAARAGEQGRGFAVVADEVRTLAKRTQQQTEEIHTIINALQQASNTTQDKMRRSVEQMEQGVLAAEKTNQVLQEAQTSMVDIDNQGQHISVLVQQQSQATQQALSDATTINNVAQHTLESAIATQDDAHALAAMSTQLEGAVKKFQF; this is translated from the coding sequence ATGCAAGGATCAAAAACGCTTTTTTCACCCGCTATTTCTCTAATGGCCAACTTGAAATATAAAAGCAAAATCAGTCTAATTTTTGGTATTTTACTTGTTCCACTCAGTGTCAGCTTATTCTTCTTAAGCTCTATTCTTAGCCAAAATATTGCGCTCACACAACAGCAGCAAAGTGGTTTAGCGCTTTACCCCAAACTTTTACAAAATATTATGTCTGAAAATAAGCAGGCAAATAGTCAATTAGCCAGAGGAAATGGTTTTGTTATCACAGATAGCGCACAACAACATGCCCTCGAACAGGTTTCTATTCAATCAAAACTCGCCATTGATGGCGATATTGCACGCTCTTATATAAACCGCTCTTTGGTTGAATCTGTTCCGAGCTTGATTGAACAAATAAATCTCACTTCTGAGCAAGCATCATTGGTGATCCAAACGGGTTCATTTACCCCAGACACGTTTATTGCACTCTCTAACTACAATAAATCACTGCCCAGTTACGCTGAGCGTTTAGAAGGTAAACTGGCAGTAGCAATTGCCGATAATCAAATTGTAAAATCAGCGCTATCACAGCAACTAGATAAGGTCACACGATCCGTACATGCTTTTAAAAACAGTATTCAAAACAATCTGCTTGACCCTGATGAATTACAATTATCACAAAGCCAATTCAATAGTTTAAAAAGTGATACGCTTGAACAAGTGAGTATGCTCATCAATACGGCAACCCCACTTTTAAAAACATTACTAAACGAACGCTTATCGTCTCAACAAATTATCAGAAACAGTGTTGTACTTGCTGCGATTGTGTCATTGCTGCTAGCCAGCTACCTTATGTTCGGTTTTTACTTTGCAGTGGTAGACAATATTCGCGCGTTTGAGCACAACGCAAGTAAAGCAGCACAAGGTGATTTGAGCGCCAAAGCAACGGCGATTGGTAATGACGAAATGAGCATTATTGCCTTCCAGTATAACCAAGTACTTGATGCTATGGTTAATCTGCTTGGCGATGTGAAAAGTACCAGTGGTAACCTACAAAATGCCACCAGCAAGCTCAACGAAATCAGCCAAAGTACACGTGAAGATGTCAGTCAGCAGCAGCAAAATATCGGTACTATTGTAGAAGCGTTAGAAGAAATGAATCATGCCGCCACTTCTGTTGAGCATTCAGCCCAAGAGGCAACACAGTTAGCAAGCACAGCGGCAAGTCATGTAAAGCAAGGCAGTGAAAACACGACAGAACTTGCTCAGCATATGACAATGTTGCAACAAGAGTTTGAAGAAAGTCGACAAGCACTTGATAAGCTGGCACAAGATAGCCAAGATATTAGTAAGGTCAGTGTCGCAATCAGTGAAATAGCCGAACAAACCAATTTACTCGCGCTTAATGCTGCTATTGAGGCAGCTCGTGCTGGAGAGCAAGGGCGTGGCTTTGCCGTTGTTGCCGATGAGGTCAGGACTCTTGCTAAACGAACTCAGCAGCAAACTGAAGAAATTCATACCATCATTAATGCACTTCAACAAGCTTCAAATACAACACAAGACAAAATGCGTCGAAGTGTTGAGCAAATGGAGCAAGGCGTGCTTGCAGCAGAAAAAACCAATCAGGTGTTACAAGAAGCCCAAACCAGCATGGTCGACATAGATAATCAGGGGCAGCATATTAGTGTGTTAGTCCAGCAACAATCTCAAGCCACTCAACAAGCTTTGAGCGATGCGACCACCATTAACAATGTTGCTCAACACACTCTTGAATCTGCAATCGCCACTCAAGATGATGCCCATGCGCTTGCAGCCATGAGCACTCAGCTTGAAGGTGCGGTTAAGAAATTCCAGTTTTAA
- a CDS encoding CopD family protein: MTALLVYKALHIFFMVAWFAGIFYLPRLFVYHSINQEPPCSAMLKVMERRLLFFVTPFAVLTLVFGLLMIFEYGREWFKYNLWLHYKFVLVIILYIYHGYCFKLLADFKHDRNTRSDRFYRIFNEFPVLLLLAIIMLAILKPSF, translated from the coding sequence ATGACAGCATTACTCGTATATAAAGCACTTCATATATTTTTTATGGTGGCATGGTTTGCCGGCATTTTTTACCTGCCCCGCTTATTCGTGTATCACTCCATTAACCAGGAGCCACCTTGTAGTGCCATGCTAAAAGTGATGGAACGCAGATTACTGTTTTTTGTGACGCCTTTTGCCGTGCTAACTTTAGTTTTTGGTTTGTTAATGATTTTCGAGTACGGCCGAGAATGGTTCAAATATAACCTATGGCTACATTACAAGTTTGTCTTGGTTATTATCCTGTATATCTACCATGGCTACTGCTTTAAGCTGCTTGCTGATTTCAAACATGATAGAAACACACGTAGTGACCGCTTCTATCGGATCTTTAATGAATTTCCAGTGTTATTGCTTTTAGCGATAATCATGCTCGCAATACTCAAACCTAGCTTTTAA
- the hemL gene encoding glutamate-1-semialdehyde 2,1-aminomutase has translation MTISQDLFSRAQESIPGGVNSPVRAFNGVGGTPLFITNAEGPYTYDADDKKYIDYVGSWGPMILGHNHPEIKQAVLEAVERGLSYGAPTETEILMAEKVKELVPSIEKVRMVSSGTEATMSAIRLARGFTGRDKILKFEGCYHGHADSLLVKAGSGALTMGVPNSPGIPADFAKHTLTVAFNDIEQVKAIFNEYKDEIACIIVEPVAGNMNCIPPVEGFLEGLRSVCDEHKSVLIFDEVMTGFRVALGGAQAYYNIQPDLTCLGKVIGGGMPVGAFGGKKEIMDFIAPVGPVYQAGTLSGNPIAMAAGLKALELLSQGNLHQELEAKSKALCEGFQQAANEAGIPLTTNYVGGMFGFFFTTAESVNSYQQATECDLERFKKFFHLMLEEGVYLAPSAFEAGFVSSMHTDADIADTIAAAAKVFKKL, from the coding sequence ATGACAATTAGCCAAGATTTATTTTCTCGTGCTCAAGAATCAATTCCTGGTGGCGTTAACTCACCAGTGCGTGCATTCAATGGTGTAGGTGGCACACCACTTTTCATTACCAATGCTGAAGGTCCTTATACTTACGACGCTGATGATAAAAAATACATTGATTATGTGGGCTCTTGGGGTCCTATGATCTTAGGTCACAACCACCCAGAAATTAAGCAAGCCGTTTTAGAAGCGGTTGAGCGTGGTCTTAGTTACGGTGCACCAACTGAAACTGAAATCTTGATGGCTGAGAAAGTCAAAGAGCTCGTGCCATCAATCGAAAAAGTACGCATGGTAAGCTCTGGTACTGAAGCGACAATGAGTGCGATCCGTCTTGCTCGTGGTTTCACAGGCCGTGACAAAATTCTAAAGTTTGAAGGCTGTTACCACGGTCACGCTGATTCACTATTAGTTAAAGCAGGTTCTGGAGCCTTAACTATGGGTGTGCCTAACTCTCCGGGTATTCCTGCTGATTTCGCTAAGCACACATTAACGGTAGCGTTCAACGACATTGAGCAAGTTAAAGCTATCTTCAATGAGTACAAAGACGAAATCGCTTGTATTATCGTCGAGCCTGTTGCGGGCAATATGAACTGTATTCCGCCAGTTGAAGGATTCCTTGAGGGACTTCGCTCTGTCTGTGATGAGCACAAATCAGTGCTTATTTTTGACGAAGTCATGACGGGCTTCCGTGTTGCACTAGGTGGCGCACAGGCTTATTACAACATTCAGCCTGATCTAACCTGTTTAGGTAAAGTAATCGGCGGCGGTATGCCAGTAGGTGCTTTCGGCGGTAAAAAAGAAATCATGGATTTCATCGCACCAGTAGGTCCTGTATATCAAGCTGGTACGCTATCAGGTAACCCAATCGCGATGGCCGCTGGTTTAAAAGCACTTGAGCTATTAAGTCAAGGTAACTTACACCAAGAGCTTGAGGCAAAAAGTAAAGCACTGTGCGAAGGTTTCCAACAAGCTGCTAATGAAGCTGGAATTCCACTGACTACTAACTATGTGGGTGGCATGTTTGGTTTCTTCTTCACAACCGCTGAGTCTGTAAATAGCTACCAGCAAGCAACTGAATGTGACCTAGAGCGCTTTAAAAAGTTTTTCCATTTAATGCTTGAAGAAGGTGTTTATCTTGCCCCTTCTGCTTTTGAAGCTGGCTTTGTAAGCTCAATGCACACAGACGCTGATATTGCAGACACGATTGCCGCAGCTGCAAAAGTATTTAAAAAGTTATAA